From one Triticum urartu cultivar G1812 chromosome 3, Tu2.1, whole genome shotgun sequence genomic stretch:
- the LOC125545060 gene encoding probable sugar phosphate/phosphate translocator At4g32390 yields MAKEAGGEGAMSESVLRKVLVSYCYVAVWIFLSFTVIVYNKYILDPKMYNWPFPISLTMVHMAFCSSLAVALVRVFRVVDLPSSPAMTTQLYTSSVLPIGALYSLSLWFSNSAYIYLSVSFIQMLKALMPVAVYSIGVLFKKETFRSSAMLNMLSISFGVAIAAYGEARFDLRGVALQLAAVAFEATRLVLIQILLTSKGISLNPITSLYYVAPCCLGFLFLPWVFVELPRLRAVGMFEPDFFVFGTNSLCAFALNLAVFLLVGKTSALTMNVAGVVKDWLLIAFSWSVIRDTVTPINLFGYGIAFLGVGYYNHVKLQALKAKEAQKKVAQADEEAGSLLQERDSHGGERKTETQSS; encoded by the coding sequence ATGGCCAAGGAGGCCGGCGGCGAGGGGGCCATGTCGGAGTCGGTGCTCCGCAAGGTGCTCGTCTCCTACTGCTACGTCGCGGTGTGGATCTTCCTCTCCTTCACCGTCATCGTCTACAACAAGTACATCCTCGACCCCAAGATGTACAACTGGCCCTTCCCCATCTCGCTCACCATGGTGCACATGGCCTTCTGCTCCTCCCTCGCCGTCGCGCTCGTCCGCGTCTTCCGGGTCGTCGACCTCCCGTCCTCGCCCGCCATGACCACGCAGCTCTACACCAGCTCCGTCCTCCCCATCGGCGCGCTCTACTCGCTCTCCCTCTGGTTCTCCAACTCCGCCTACATCTACCTCTCCGTCTCCTTCATCCAGATGCTCAAGGCGCTCATGCCCGTCGCCGTCTACTCCATCGGGGTGCTCTTCAAGAAGGAGACCTTCCGCTCCTCCGCCATGCTCAACATGCTCTCCATCTCCTTCGGCGTCGCCATCGCCGCCTACGGCGAGGCCCGCTTCGACCTCCGCGGCGTCGCGCTCCAGCTCGCCGCCGTCGCCTTCGAGGCCACCAGGCTTGTCCTCATCCAGATCCTCCTCACCTCCAAGGGGATCTCGCTCAACCCCATCACCTCGCTCTACTACGTCGCGCCCTGCTGCCTGGGGTTCCTCTTCCTGCCCTGGGTCTTCGTCGAGCTGCCCAGGCTGCGCGCCGTGGGCATGTTCGAGCCCGACTTCTTCGTCTTCGGCACCAACTCCCTCTGCGCCTTCGCGCTCAACCTGGCCGTCTTCCTGCTCGTGGGCAAGACGTCGGCGCTCACCATGAACGTGGCCGGCGTGGTCAAGGACTGGCTGCTCATCGCCTTCTCCTGGTCCGTGATCCGGGACACGGTGACCCCGATCAACCTCTTCGGCTACGGGATCGCCTTCCTGGGCGTGGGCTACTACAACCACGTGAAGCTGCAGGCGCTCAAGGCCAAGGAGGCGCAGAAGAAGGTGGCGCAGGCGGACGAGGAGGCCGGCTCGCTGCTGCAGGAGCGCGACTCTCACGGCGGCGAGCGCAAGACCGAGACCCAGTCATCATAG